The genomic interval CTTCGACTCCGATCGCTGGCCGGATCGTGACGAGCTTTACGATTTGCTCGTCGTCCACGGCCACACACCGACGTTTGATTTCGAGCCGGACCAACAAGAGCGCCGCATCAACGTTGATACTGGCGCCTGCTTTGGTGGCCCGCTCACGGCTGTGGTGCTGCCGCCGGACGACCCGCCGCGCTTCTTGCGCGCCTCAGCGTAGCGATCAGCACTAGCCATGCCGCTGCCGCGCAGTAGGGCAACGGCAGCGCGTAACTCAGCACTAGCGACAACCCCGCGCCCCACGCGGCAATCGCGGCGAACAGCTCGAATCGGTCACGTGGCGCGCCGAGCAACGCCGCACCAACCGCAAGCAATGTGAAATCATAGAAGAACAGATATGGCGAGATCAGCAGAGTCGCCGCGCATAGCGCCGCGCCGCCTAGCGCGCGATCGCCCCACCGAAAGATGAGCGCAGAAACGGCCAGCGCCGCCACGGCGCTCAGCGCCTGCATGGCCGCCGCGATGACGGCCGGCGCGTCCAGGTTCAACAGACTTGCGTAGAGGCTGGCAAATGCGGGCGTCCCAATGCGGTTGGCGTTGATGAGCGCTTGCGATGCGCCGAGATTGTCGAAGAAGCGTCCATAAGAGTCGAACCCGAACACTGCGCCGGCGATGCAGACGAAAACGCCGGTGCTCGCGCAAGCCGCCGTGAACGCGCGCCAACGCCCGGACAGCAGCAACAACACAGGCCAGAGAATCGCCAGGTGCGGCTTGATCGCGAGCAGTCCGACAAGCGCGCCGGAGGCCAGCGGTCGCCGGTCCAGCCAATGCAGCGCGAGTCCCGAAATACCGGCGATCACCAACCCGGTCTGCACCGTGCCCAGATGATAGACCGCCGCCGGCAGTGTCGCGGCGAAGATGAGCGCCCGCGTATCCGGAAGAAGCTTGCGCGCGGCGAAGAGATACACGGCGGCGGAAACGAGCAGAAACGCCAACGCCGCGATCAGGTAGGGCATCGTCGCCAGCGCCGACGCGATCAGCAGAAACGTGGGCGGTGAATTCCACGGCGACACCACGCCAACGCCACCCACGGCCGCGCGGCTATATTCAGAGACGAGCGCCACGTCGTGCACCCGCTCGGCCTGACCATCCAACGCCGCGCGCCCGGCGCTCCAGAACGCAATGAAGTCGCCGAACACCGGCTGCCCGCTGGCGAGCCGCAAGCCGTCGGCGCCCATCAGCAGGAACAGCATCACCCCAGTCAGCACGCCCGCGACGCCAAGCGCCGCGTTCTCCAGCGCGCGACGGCTCACAAACATGAATAGAGCGCGTCGATCAATTTCAACGCGCGCGGATCGGCCATGATGTGATGCGATTGCTTGTTCATCACGTAGCCGATGGAGACGCCCGCCACCGGATCCCCAGAGCCAAACGAACCGCCATGCCCCGAATGCCCGAACGCTTCGGGGTTCGGTCCGTAAATCCGGTTCGAATTGCCGATAATGCCAGTGCGCCAATCGATATCGTACGGCAGCACCAGATCGTCGCCCTTCCAGCGCCGCTTCGTCAGCGCGTCGTAACCTTCCTGCGACAGCACCCGCGCGCCATTGATCAAGCCGCCAGTGGCGTACACTTCATAAAGCCGCGCCACCGCCAGCGCCGTGCCGTGACCGTTCGCAGATGGAATCTCGATCTCGCGCCACCGCGTGGCGCCGCGTTTCACACTGGCCCATGGCGTAAAGAACGCCGCCTTGCGCGGTGGCGTGATCTCGCCAAAGTCGCCGCCCTGCGAAGGCTTCTTGATCTCCGCCGCGCGCGCGTGTTCGGACGCCGGCGTGCCGATGCTGAAATCGATCCCGAGCGGGACACAGATATCTTCGCGCAGGATTGTCCCGAGCGAACGCCCGCCAGCGCGCAACGCCAGCTCACCAACAATGTAGCCCCACGTCAGTGGATGATACCCGCTCGCGCTCCCCGGCGGCCACAAAGGCGCCAGCGCCGCAATCGCCTCCGCGCAGGCTGGGGGATCGAGCCACAAATCGTTGTCGATCGGCTCAAGAAAGCCCGGCACGCCAGCCTGATGCGCCAAAGTCTGCGCAATCGTGACGCGATCCTTGCCCTGCGCGCTGAAGGCCGGCCACAGCGACGCCGTCGCCGCCTCGTAGTCCAGCAAGCCGCGATCGGCGAGCAGCGCCATCACGATCGCGCTGACGCCCTTCGTCGTCGAATACACCGGTACGATCGTATCTTGCGCCCACGTCCGCGATTGTCCGCGATCGGCCCAGCCGCCCCAGATATCGACAAACACTTCGCCATCGCGCGTCGCGGCGAAGCCCGCGCCAATTT from Terricaulis silvestris carries:
- a CDS encoding glycosyltransferase family 87 protein encodes the protein MFVSRRALENAALGVAGVLTGVMLFLLMGADGLRLASGQPVFGDFIAFWSAGRAALDGQAERVHDVALVSEYSRAAVGGVGVVSPWNSPPTFLLIASALATMPYLIAALAFLLVSAAVYLFAARKLLPDTRALIFAATLPAAVYHLGTVQTGLVIAGISGLALHWLDRRPLASGALVGLLAIKPHLAILWPVLLLLSGRWRAFTAACASTGVFVCIAGAVFGFDSYGRFFDNLGASQALINANRIGTPAFASLYASLLNLDAPAVIAAAMQALSAVAALAVSALIFRWGDRALGGAALCAATLLISPYLFFYDFTLLAVGAALLGAPRDRFELFAAIAAWGAGLSLVLSYALPLPYCAAAAWLVLIATLRRARSAAGRPAAAPQP
- a CDS encoding serine hydrolase domain-containing protein, which translates into the protein MADGFVAPGFERVRDAFDSQLSEEIGAGFAATRDGEVFVDIWGGWADRGQSRTWAQDTIVPVYSTTKGVSAIVMALLADRGLLDYEAATASLWPAFSAQGKDRVTIAQTLAHQAGVPGFLEPIDNDLWLDPPACAEAIAALAPLWPPGSASGYHPLTWGYIVGELALRAGGRSLGTILREDICVPLGIDFSIGTPASEHARAAEIKKPSQGGDFGEITPPRKAAFFTPWASVKRGATRWREIEIPSANGHGTALAVARLYEVYATGGLINGARVLSQEGYDALTKRRWKGDDLVLPYDIDWRTGIIGNSNRIYGPNPEAFGHSGHGGSFGSGDPVAGVSIGYVMNKQSHHIMADPRALKLIDALYSCL